One Cucumis sativus cultivar 9930 chromosome 1, Cucumber_9930_V3, whole genome shotgun sequence DNA segment encodes these proteins:
- the LOC101212810 gene encoding ankyrin repeat-containing protein NPR4 isoform X1, translating to MGSSIKKDIPIIEQGLTIPEVCVEDAAPRQYNICVAKTEEEDGLSQEADRLRKAAIKGDWKTANSIFSKYPLAVNLKIGPSKTTALHIASVCHQFSFVEKLVKLTSGSDLANKVEGFTALSFVAASGVVRIAKLMVDKNRELPNIINDDKTFPLLMAVVFKRKDMVSFLFRKIKFEALETGGQIQLLICTLLADYYDVALQILKIKPELAKEKNSDGYTALHVLAQKPSAISSSKELSSWKKHMYSWFNGIYNKALMQTLAHQIVDLLWKYVTKNVSTNAVADLIGTPSSILRDAAEIGNIEFLLILLRQDPQLILQVDKDNKTSIFHIAVENRQESVFSLIYEIGGLKDFIAFIKDDKTGCNILHLAGMLAAPHHLSRVSGAALQMQRELLWFKEVEKIVYSYHIQVKCKDLPNLTRGETKLDPADTFTPRELFSRQHKQLLKDGEEWMKNTANSCMVVATLIATVVFAAAFTFPGGNNDKDGTPIFRQNQAFTMFVITDVAALVLSTTSILTFLSILTSRYAEEDFLMSLPGKLLFGLLTLFLSIACMVVAFSMTFFIAYDKTNAKFPLAIAAVTVIPIGCFCVFHVRLVVDILRSTYWSYFSFRKRNIKLF from the exons ATGGGAAGttcaataaagaaagatattccAATTATTGAACAAGGACTAACCATCCCTGAAGTCTGTGTCGAGGACGCAGCACCCAGACAATACAACA TATGTGTAGCAAAAACGGAGGAAGAAGACGGATTATCTCAAGAAGCTGATCGGTTAAGAAAAGCTGCTATAAAGGGCGACTGGAAGACTGCAAACTCTATATTTAGCAAATATCCGTTGGCtgtcaatttgaaaataggCCCTTCTAAGACAACAGCGCTTCATATTGCTTCTGTTTGTcaccaattttcttttgttgaaaaattggtaaaaCTTACCTCTGGATCTGACTTAGCTAACAAAGTTGAAGGATTCACAGCTCTTAGTTTTGTCGCTGCTTCAGGAGTTGTAAGAATTGCTAAATTAATGGTTGACAAGAATCGCGAACTTCCAAACATCATTAATGATGATAAAACTTTCCCACTTTTAATGGCGGTAGTTTTCAAACGCAAAGACATGGTTTCCTTTCTCTTCCGCAAGATTAAATTTGAAGCTCTTGAGACTGGTGGACAAATTCAACTTCTCATTTGTACTCTCCTCGCTGATTATTATG ATGTAGCTTTAcagattttaaaaatcaaacctGAATTAGCAAAGGAGAAGAATTCAGATGGTTACACAGCTCTGCATGTACTAGCTCAAAAGCCATCTGCAATTAGTAGCAGCAAGGAGCTTAGCTCTTGGAAAAAACATATGTACTCCT GGTTCAATGGAATTTACAATAAAGCTCTAATGCAGACATTAGCCCATCAAATTGTTGATCTTTTATGGAAGTATGTTACAAAAAATGTTTCCACAAATGCGGTAGCAGATCTAATTGGAACACCCTCATCAATATTGCGCGATGCAGCAGAAATTGGAAATATCGAGTTCCTGCTAATACTCCTTCGCCAAGATCCACAATTAATATTGCAAGTTGACAAGGATAATAAAACGAGCATATTTCATATAGCAGTTGAAAATCGACAAGAAAGTGTGTTCAGTCTTATATATGAGATAGGAGGGTTGAAGGATTTTATCGCCTTTATCAAGGATGATAAAACTGGATGCAACATATTACACTTAGCTGGAATGTTAGCAGCTCCACATCACTTGAGCAGAGTGTCAGGAGCAGCTTTACAAATGCAACGAGAGCTTTTGTGGTTCAAG GAAGTAGAGAAAATCGTTTATAGCTACCATATACAAGTAAAATGTAAGGACCTTCCAAACCTTACCAGAGGGGAGACAAAATTAGATCCCGCTGATACATTCACACCTCGGGAACTCTTCTCGAGACAGCACAAACAACTACTAAAGGACGGCGAGGAGTGGATGAAAAATACGGCAAACTCATGCATGGTGGTGGCAACTTTAATCGCGACAGTGGTTTTTGCGGCGGCGTTCACATTTCCTGGAGGCAACAATGATAAGGATGGTACTCCCATTTTTCGACagaatcaagcattcacaatGTTCGTAATAACAGATGTTGCTGCTCTAGTGTTGTCTACAACTTCCATACTCAcctttttgtcaattttgacGTCGCGCTACGCTGAAGAAGATTTTTTGATGTCGTTGCCAGGCAAGTTATTGTTTGGGTTACTGacattgtttctttctattgcATGCATGGTGGTGGCTTTCAGCATGACCTTCTTTATTGCGTATGATAAAACAAACGCAAAGTTTCCATTGGCCATTGCAGCAGTGACCGTCATACCAATTGGATGTTTTTGTGTATTTCACGTTAGACTCGTCGTTGATATATTGCGATCAACTTATTGGtcttatttctcttttagaAAACGCAATATAAAGCTATTTTAG
- the LOC101211379 gene encoding putative pectate lyase 2 — protein sequence MASNSSHLLLILLFILSLINPSLQDYYTPQKKNMNVIDSCWRQTSNWAKNRKALADCAVGYGKDAIGGKFGTIYTVTDPSDNPSNPKYGTLRYGVIQDKPLWIVFGKDMVIVLKNELMVNSFKTIDGRGAKVEIAYGPCITVQGVSHVIIHGISIHDCKPGKAGLVRDTVSHIGKRKGSDGDAIAVFGSSHVWIDHCYLARCTDGLIDVIHASTSVTISNNYFSQHDKVMLLGHNDGFTDDKIMRVTIVFNRFGAGLIERMPRVRFGYAHVANNRYDEWKMYAIGGSANPTIFSEGNYFVAPQNSYAKQVTKREVNNGWKNWKWRSSRDVFLNGAYFVPSGWGSCSPIYTKAQSFPVAPGSMVPALTANSGPLRCFIGKAC from the exons ATGGCCTCAAATTCCTCCCACCTTCTACTAATCCTTCTCTTCATTCTCTCACTCATCAATCCCTCCCTCCAAGATTACTACACtccccaaaagaaaaacatgaacGTAATCGATTCGTGCTGGCGTCAAACCTCCAATTGGGCCAAAAACCGAAAAGCCTTAGCCGACTGTGCAGTTGGCTACGGCAAGGACGCAATCGGAGGCAAATTTGGCACCATTTACACTGTCACTGACCCATCTGACAACCCTTCAAACCCTAAATATGGAACGCTACGTTACGGTGTGATCCAAGACAAGCCATTGTGGATTGTGTTTGGGAAGGACATGGTGATTGTGTTGAAGAATGAGCTGATGGTAAATAGTTTCAAGACCATAGATGGACGTGGGGCTAAAGTGGAAATTGCTTATGGGCCTTGTATTACGGTGCAAGGGGTTAGCCATGTTATTATACATGGAATTAGTATTCATGATTGTAAGCCTGGGAAAGCTGGGCTTGTTAGAGACACTGTATCGCATATTGGGAAACGGAAAGGGTCTGATGGTGATGCTATTGCTGTGTTTGGTTCTTCACATGTTTGGATTGATCATTGCTATTTAGCACGATGTACTGATGGTCTTATTGATGTTATTCATGCTTCCACTTCTGTCACTATCTCAAATAACTACTTCTCTCAACATGATAAg gtgATGCTGCTTGGACATAATGATGGGTTCACTGATGATAAAATTATGAGGGTCACCATTGTTTTCAACCGCTTTGGTGCTGGTCTCATTGAGAGGATGCCCAG GGTTAGGTTTGGTTATGCCCATGTAGCCAACAATAGATACGACGAGTGGAAAATGTATGCCATCGGTGGAAGTGCAAACCCCACAATCTTCAGTGAAGGAAACTACTTTGTAGCTCCTCAAAATTCTTATGCCAAACAG GTTACAAAGAGGGAGGTTAATAATGGGtggaaaaattggaaatgGAGATCCTCCAGAGATGTGTTCTTAAATGGCGCTTATTTTGTGCCATCAGGATGGGGAAGCTGCAGCCCAATATATACAAAAGCTCAGTCTTTTCCAGTGGCTCCTGGCTCTATGGTTCCTGCTTTGACTGCAAATTCCGGCCCACTTCGCTGTTTTATTGGCAAAGCTTGCTAA
- the LOC101212810 gene encoding ankyrin repeat-containing protein NPR4 isoform X2, which yields MGSSIKKDIPIIEQGLTIPEVCVEDAAPRQYNTKTEEEDGLSQEADRLRKAAIKGDWKTANSIFSKYPLAVNLKIGPSKTTALHIASVCHQFSFVEKLVKLTSGSDLANKVEGFTALSFVAASGVVRIAKLMVDKNRELPNIINDDKTFPLLMAVVFKRKDMVSFLFRKIKFEALETGGQIQLLICTLLADYYDVALQILKIKPELAKEKNSDGYTALHVLAQKPSAISSSKELSSWKKHMYSWFNGIYNKALMQTLAHQIVDLLWKYVTKNVSTNAVADLIGTPSSILRDAAEIGNIEFLLILLRQDPQLILQVDKDNKTSIFHIAVENRQESVFSLIYEIGGLKDFIAFIKDDKTGCNILHLAGMLAAPHHLSRVSGAALQMQRELLWFKEVEKIVYSYHIQVKCKDLPNLTRGETKLDPADTFTPRELFSRQHKQLLKDGEEWMKNTANSCMVVATLIATVVFAAAFTFPGGNNDKDGTPIFRQNQAFTMFVITDVAALVLSTTSILTFLSILTSRYAEEDFLMSLPGKLLFGLLTLFLSIACMVVAFSMTFFIAYDKTNAKFPLAIAAVTVIPIGCFCVFHVRLVVDILRSTYWSYFSFRKRNIKLF from the exons ATGGGAAGttcaataaagaaagatattccAATTATTGAACAAGGACTAACCATCCCTGAAGTCTGTGTCGAGGACGCAGCACCCAGACAATACAACA CAAAAACGGAGGAAGAAGACGGATTATCTCAAGAAGCTGATCGGTTAAGAAAAGCTGCTATAAAGGGCGACTGGAAGACTGCAAACTCTATATTTAGCAAATATCCGTTGGCtgtcaatttgaaaataggCCCTTCTAAGACAACAGCGCTTCATATTGCTTCTGTTTGTcaccaattttcttttgttgaaaaattggtaaaaCTTACCTCTGGATCTGACTTAGCTAACAAAGTTGAAGGATTCACAGCTCTTAGTTTTGTCGCTGCTTCAGGAGTTGTAAGAATTGCTAAATTAATGGTTGACAAGAATCGCGAACTTCCAAACATCATTAATGATGATAAAACTTTCCCACTTTTAATGGCGGTAGTTTTCAAACGCAAAGACATGGTTTCCTTTCTCTTCCGCAAGATTAAATTTGAAGCTCTTGAGACTGGTGGACAAATTCAACTTCTCATTTGTACTCTCCTCGCTGATTATTATG ATGTAGCTTTAcagattttaaaaatcaaacctGAATTAGCAAAGGAGAAGAATTCAGATGGTTACACAGCTCTGCATGTACTAGCTCAAAAGCCATCTGCAATTAGTAGCAGCAAGGAGCTTAGCTCTTGGAAAAAACATATGTACTCCT GGTTCAATGGAATTTACAATAAAGCTCTAATGCAGACATTAGCCCATCAAATTGTTGATCTTTTATGGAAGTATGTTACAAAAAATGTTTCCACAAATGCGGTAGCAGATCTAATTGGAACACCCTCATCAATATTGCGCGATGCAGCAGAAATTGGAAATATCGAGTTCCTGCTAATACTCCTTCGCCAAGATCCACAATTAATATTGCAAGTTGACAAGGATAATAAAACGAGCATATTTCATATAGCAGTTGAAAATCGACAAGAAAGTGTGTTCAGTCTTATATATGAGATAGGAGGGTTGAAGGATTTTATCGCCTTTATCAAGGATGATAAAACTGGATGCAACATATTACACTTAGCTGGAATGTTAGCAGCTCCACATCACTTGAGCAGAGTGTCAGGAGCAGCTTTACAAATGCAACGAGAGCTTTTGTGGTTCAAG GAAGTAGAGAAAATCGTTTATAGCTACCATATACAAGTAAAATGTAAGGACCTTCCAAACCTTACCAGAGGGGAGACAAAATTAGATCCCGCTGATACATTCACACCTCGGGAACTCTTCTCGAGACAGCACAAACAACTACTAAAGGACGGCGAGGAGTGGATGAAAAATACGGCAAACTCATGCATGGTGGTGGCAACTTTAATCGCGACAGTGGTTTTTGCGGCGGCGTTCACATTTCCTGGAGGCAACAATGATAAGGATGGTACTCCCATTTTTCGACagaatcaagcattcacaatGTTCGTAATAACAGATGTTGCTGCTCTAGTGTTGTCTACAACTTCCATACTCAcctttttgtcaattttgacGTCGCGCTACGCTGAAGAAGATTTTTTGATGTCGTTGCCAGGCAAGTTATTGTTTGGGTTACTGacattgtttctttctattgcATGCATGGTGGTGGCTTTCAGCATGACCTTCTTTATTGCGTATGATAAAACAAACGCAAAGTTTCCATTGGCCATTGCAGCAGTGACCGTCATACCAATTGGATGTTTTTGTGTATTTCACGTTAGACTCGTCGTTGATATATTGCGATCAACTTATTGGtcttatttctcttttagaAAACGCAATATAAAGCTATTTTAG
- the LOC105435029 gene encoding stigma-specific STIG1-like protein 1: protein MMCFVKLFFVVVLFTSLLSSHAAQEHEKMEDVVTLTSLRGRRGFFSYKFRPFQAAMTCDRNIKVCRAEGSPGRNCCQKKCVDLKRDRYNCGRCGKKCKYSEVCCKGKCVNTMFNRKHCGGCNNKCNRGSLCVYGMCGYA from the coding sequence atgatgtgTTTTGTAAAGCTATTCTTTGTTGTGGTCTTGTTTACATCTCTTTTGTCATCTCATGCAGCTCAAGAGCATGAGAAAATGGAAGATGTAGTTACACTAACGTCGCTTAGAGGGAGGAGGGGCTTCTTCTCTTACAAGTTTAGGCCCTTTCAAGCAGCAATGACATGTGATAGAAATATAAAGGTGTGTCGAGCCGAAGGCAGCCCCGGCCGCAATTGTTGCCAGAAGAAGTGTGTGGATTTGAAAAGAGATAGATATAATTGTGGGAGATGTGGCAAGAAATGTAAGTACTCGGAGGTATGCTGTAAAGGGAAGTGTGTGAATACAATGTTTAATAGAAAGCATTGTGGAGGTTGCAACAATAAGTGCAATAGAGGAAGTTTGTGTGTCTATGGCATGTGTGGTTATGCCTAA
- the LOC101203688 gene encoding ankyrin repeat-containing protein At5g02620, which yields MKVNKANDTALHVAAMAKQTSFIEKLVQLCSPSDLAAKNQGGNTALHWAASSGVVRNAELMVQKNPDLPHIHDSNEVPPLLRAVIYKRKHMASFLFFNTNFEALETTQPINILVATINSGFYDIALNILEKKPELAQQLLNEDGEIILHELAKKPFAIGSSNDLSFWKRHINSCFKGVYKKARMHTSAHQLVERLSKCFMTDLSVYKILTSAAAVGNVELLITLIRQNPQLIWLVDEDYKSLFHFNMLHLVGMLAAPCHLNRVSGAALQMQRELLWFKEVEKIILSDHVEVKCNQIPKLSTVEIRTDDPADKLTPRELFSKQHKQLLKDGEQWMKNTANSCMLVATLITTVVFAAAFTVPGGNNDKDGTPIFQQHRAFTIFVISDVSSLVLSSTSILTFLSILTSRYTEDDFLKSLPSKLLFGLLTLFVSIACMVIAFSATFFIAYDKTKTKFPLTIAAVSIIPIGFFLCISL from the exons ATGAAAGTAAACAAAGCAAACGATACTGCTCTTCATGTTGCTGCTATGGCTAAACAAACCTCTTTTATTGAAAAGTTGGTTCAACTTTGTTCTCCATCTGACTTAGCTGCCAAAAATCAAGGTGGCAATACTGCCCTTCATTGGGCTGCTTCATCAGGAGTTGTAAGAAATGCTGAACTAATGGTTCAAAAGAATCCTGATCTTCCACATATTCATGATTCGAACGAAGTACCTCCATTGTTAAGGGCGGTAATTTACAAACGCAAACACATGGcttccttcctcttcttcaacacTAATTTTGAAGCTCTAGAAACTACTCAACCAATTAATATTCTCGTTGCTACCATCAACAGTGGTTTTTATG ATATAGCATTAAATATTCTGGAAAAGAAACCTGAATTAGCACAACAGCTGCTGAACGAAGATGGTGAAATAATTTTGCATGAACTAGCTAAAAAGCCATTCGCAATTGGTAGCAGCAATGATCTTAGCTTTTGGAAAAGGCATATAAACTCTT GCTTCAAGGGAGTTTACAAAAAAGCTCGAATGCACACATCAGCCCATCAACTTGTTGAACGGCTATCGAAATGTTTCATGACGGACCTTTCAGTATATAAGATACTGACGAGCGCAGCAGCAGTTGGAAATGTCGAGTTATTGATAACACTTATTCGCCAAAATCCGCAATTGATATGGCTCGTTGACGAGGATTATAAAAGCTTGTTTCAT TTTAACATGTTACACTTGGTTGGAATGCTAGCGGCTCCATGTCACTTGAATAGAGTGTCAGGGGCAGCTCTACAAATGCAACGGGAGCTTTTGTGGTTCAAG GAAGTGgagaaaatcattttatcCGACCATGTTGAAGTGAAATGCAACCAAATTCCAAAGCTTTCTACAGTGGAGATAAGAACGGACGACCCTGCTGATAAACTCACACCTCGTGAACTCTTCTCAAAACAGCACAAACAACTACTTAAAGATGGCGAGCAATGGATGAAAAACACTGCAAACTCATGCATGTTGGTGGCAACTTTAATCACAACAGTGGTTTTCGCCGCAGCATTTACCGTTCCAGGGGGCAACAATGATAAAGATGGCACTCCCATTTTCCAACAACATCGAGCATTCACAATATTCGTAATATCAGATGTTTCATCTCTGGTGTTGTCTTCAACTTCCATACTTacttttttgtcaattttgacGTCGCGCTATACAGAAGATGATTTTTTGAAGTCGTTGCCAAGCAAGTTATTGTTTGGGTTACTGACGTTGTTTGTTTCTATAGCATGCATGGTGATAGCTTTCAGCGCGACCTTCTTCATTGCGTATGATAAAACAAAGACGAAGTTTCCGTTGACCATTGCAGCAGTGTCCATCATACCaattggtttctttttgtGTATTTCACTTTAA
- the LOC105435030 gene encoding uncharacterized protein LOC105435030 yields the protein MTSRGFLSPRRSNPRKTPPDHLSGTISAPESTIHLATPTSHQHLTKAATQPISLQTRKKKAGIATPKDGSSHHKFSDSPNHSPSPVKTADHLLQNQLHHLSIHEVNDVVANNVHQSRSIHKSVSSDTIIEQHNSESNSPTMLLKIYELIASHRQGNTSIKSYFRNLKALWNEAAASSINLNSPQSSSNNAIEERSEFMEREKLMQFLLGLNDSYSLLCSQILAVRPSPTVDQAYSLIVGEQKTRKSKMTKKNTM from the exons ATGACGTCGAGGGGATTTCTGAGTCCAAGAAGATCCAATCCCAGAAAGACGCCACCCGACCATCTATCAGGCACCATATCTGCCCCTGAATCAACCATTCACTTAGCAACTCCCACTTCCCATCAGCACCTGACTAAAGCAGCAACTCAACCTATAAGTcttcaaacaagaaaaaaaaaagctggAATTGCCACTCCTAAGGATGGTTCGAGTCATCATAAGTTTTCTGATTCTCCAAATCATTCTCCCAGCCCTGTCAAAACTGctgatcatcttcttcaaaatcaattgcATCACCTCTCTATTCACGAAG TTAATGATGTTGTTGCGAACAACGTCCATCAATCAAGATCGATACACAAATCCGTGAGTTCAGATACAATTATTGAACAACATAATTCTGAGAGCAATTCTCCAACAATGttacttaaaatttatgagTTGATTGCATCTCATCGTCAAGGAAACACATCCATTAAATCTTACTTCAGAAACCTCAAGGCATTATGGAATGAAGCTGCAGCTTCTTCAATCAACCTTAATTCCCCTCAATCTTCATCCAATAATGCAATTGAGGAGCGGAGTGAGTTCatggaaagagaaaaactaaTGCAATTTCTTTTGGGACTAAACGATTCTTATTCCTTACTTTGCTCCCAAATCCTTGCTGTGAGGCCATCTCCAACGGTGGACCAAGCTTATTCTCTTATAGTTGGAGAACAAAAAACtagaaaatctaaaatgaCCAAGAAAAACACAATGTAG